ATAGCTGATCCCTCACGGATGATCCGACCGAGATTATGTCCTCGCTTTGTCTCAATAACGATATCCACATCTTCCCCCGCAGTAAATCCGGGACCAAGTCCTACCGTAAGTGCTGCCATATTGCGTGTTGTTCCGAGATTTTTCTTTGCAAGGATTGCATCAACGACCACATCGGGCTTTAATGCTGCAATGGCTGCTCCGTCCGGATCTACCAGTAACGGAACTTTTCCAGCGCCGATCACTTTTTCTGCTTCTGTAGCATCTTGGATCAGAACAGCCTCCATGCCTTCTACCGTGGCACTGCCCTCATAAACAGCCTCACAGATGGCTACCTGACGCCGGATCGCTGCCGGATATTCCGCTTCAAGAACCAGAACCGGAAATCCTGCCGACCAGAGTCTGTGGATGGTTCCGGTGGCAAGATCGCCACCGCCTCTTACTATAATGAATGGTTTCTTCAATATTTCTCATCTGCCTTTCAGACAATTATCATTAAGAAAAAAAGAAA
The Roseburia rectibacter DNA segment above includes these coding regions:
- the yqeB gene encoding selenium-dependent molybdenum cofactor biosynthesis protein YqeB, whose amino-acid sequence is MLKKPFIIVRGGGDLATGTIHRLWSAGFPVLVLEAEYPAAIRRQVAICEAVYEGSATVEGMEAVLIQDATEAEKVIGAGKVPLLVDPDGAAIAALKPDVVVDAILAKKNLGTTRNMAALTVGLGPGFTAGEDVDIVIETKRGHNLGRIIREGSAIPNTGIPGNIGGYAAERVIHAGAPGILYNVHKIGDIVEQGEEIAYIMNEDENARYSVTATIPGIIRGLIRDGYPVTKGFKIADIDPRKSELSNCFTISDKARCIAGSVLEVVCAFDTDNLS